CGTGTAGCGGGCGTCGCGCGCGACTTCCCTGCCATCCTTGTAGGACACGACCTCGATGCAGCCCGGCTCGAACGGCACGGCGTTCCACTGGACGTGGAGCACGTCGCGCGTCTTGGCCTGGCGGCCCCAGGACTCGCCGTTGACGAAGAGCTCCACCTCGTCGGCGTTGTTGTAGTAGGCCCAGATGTCCACCGGCTCGCCCGGCTCCCAGTTCCAGTGCGGGAAGAGATGCAGCACGGTCCGGTCCGTCCACTCCGCCTGGTAGAGCCAGTAGGCGTCTTTCGGGAAGCCGGCGAGGTCCACCACGCCGAAGTACGAGCTACGCGAAGGCCAGCCGTACGGCGTGGGCTCGCCGAGGTAGTCGAACCCGGTCCAGATGAAGGTACCGGCGATGAAGTCGCGGTCGCGCACGGCGGTCCACGCCTCCTCGTGGTAATTCGCCCACGGGGCGCAGCAGGCGTCATAGGCGGTCACCTGGTGGTTCCAGTCGACCTCGCCCTCGGCGGTGTACTGCCAGCCGCGGCCGGGCAGCTTTTTCCGGTCCGTGGAGGGCTGGAAATAGACGCCGCGGCTGTTGAGCGACGAGACGGTCTCGGAGCCGATCAGCGGCTTGCCCGGGAACCAGACGCGGCAGGAATCATACAGCTGCGGATGATAGTTGAAACCATAGACATCCAGCGCGCCGCTGCGCAGCAGGTTGTTGCCCGGCCAGACGCCGTTGCAGCCGGCCGTGATGGCGCGCGTCGTGTCCAGGTCACGGATGAGCTGCGCCATGTGGCGCGTCAGCAGGATGTTGGGATTGCTTTCGGAGGGGTCGTTCTGCCCGAGCGAATGGATGAAATTCAGCAGCTCGTTGGCCTGCTCGGGGGTCAGGTTGGCAATGTCGTCCGCGCTCGAGTCGCTCTGCTCGATGATCTCGTTGCCAATGCTCCACATCACCACCGAAGGATGGTTGCGGTCGCGCCGGACGAAGTCCTGCACGTCGCGGACGTGCCATTCGTCGAAATAGCGGGCGTAGTCGTAGCGCGTCTTGCGCTTGCGCCACATGTCCATCGCCTCGTCCATCACCAGGAAACCCATCTCGTCGCAAAGGTCGAGCAGCTCCGGCGCGGGCGGGTTATGCGAGGTGCGGATGGCGTTGACGCCCATGTCCCGCAGGATCTGCAGCTCGCGCTGCAGGGCGCGGGGATGCACGGCCGTGCCCAGGCAGCCCATGTCGTGGTGCAGGCACACGCCGAGCATCTTGACCGGACGGCCGTTGAGGATGAAGCCGCGGTCGGCGTCCCACGCCGTGGTGCGCACGCCGAAGCGGGTGGTATAGGTATCTTTGAGCTTGCCGGTCGAGACCGTGACCTCGGCCCGGTAGAGATAGGGATCGTCCACGTCCCAGCGATGCGGTCTGTCAAGCTGGAGAGACGTCTGATAGACGGGGGCGCCGAGCTCGCTGGAGCGGGCGACCGTCCGGCCGCGCGCATCCTTGATGCGGATGTCGTAGCGGACCATCTGCCCGGGCAGGCTGCCCTCCGTCCGCACGGACACGACGACCTTCGCCTCCTGGTCGGAGATCTCCGTCGGCTGGACGAAAACGCCGTTGTAGGCCACCCGGAGCGGATCCGTGACCACCAGCCGGACGTTGCGGTAGATGCCGCAGCCGGCGTACCAGCGGGAATTGGGCTGGTCCCTGTTGTCGCAGCGGACGGCGATCACGTTGTCGCCCAGCTCCAGCAACGCGGAAATGTCGCAATCAAACGAGCTGTAGCCATAGGGACGCTTCACCACGTCCACGCCGTTCACGAACACGGTGGCGTTCATGAACACGCCGTCGAACTCCAGGTGCATGGCCCGGGCCGGCGTGCCTTTTTCGTCGAAAAAGTCCGCCGGGACCTGGAGGTGCTTGCGGTACCAGCCGAGGCCGCCCGGCAGGGCGCCGCCGCTCGGCGTAGAAGGATTGTCAGCGGAGAACTCGCCCTCGATGCTCCAGTCGTGCGGCAGATGCAGCGCCCGCCAGCCGGAGTCGTCATAGTCCGGCAGCATGCAGAGCGGATCCTCGGTCAGCGCAAACTTCCAGTCGAAATTGAAATCCTCGCCGCGCTTCGGCGCGCCGGCCTCAGGCCTGCAGCCCGCCAGCAGCGCCACCAGCGCCATCAGCGGCAAAATGGTTATCAGATAGCGTCTCATACCCGCAAAATTAGCAAAAAAGACGAAAAAACAGGCCGGATGCGGGGGCATCCGGCCTGTCAGTCGTAAGATGGAATCTTCTATTTCATTCGGTTGCGCCAGAGAGCGGACATCTCCTCCAGGGTCTTGCCCTTGGTCTCCGGGACCATCTTCCAGACGAAGAGGGCGGCCAGGAGGCACATCGCACAGTAGAGGCCGTAGGTGAAAGCCGGACTCCAGCTGTAGAGCGGCACGAAGGTGGAGCTCACGATGAAGTTCGAAATCCACTGGAAGGCGACGGCGATGGCCACGGCGGCGCCGCGGATCGTGTTCGGGAAGATCTCGGAGATGAGCACCCAGCAGATCGGACCCCAGCTGAACATGAAGGACGCGGAGTAGATCATGATGCTGAGCACGCCGATGATGCCGGGCACGCCCGGAACGGCGTCCGCGAGAGCCACGCCGAGAGCACCGAGGGCCATGCCCAGGGAGCCCGTGATCAGCAGCGGCTTGCGGCCGAGTTTCTCGACGGTGAAGATGGCGACCAGCGTGAAGCTGATGTTGATGACGCCCATCAAGACCGTCTGCATCATCGGATCGCCCATGCCCATCGACTCGAAGATGCGCGGCGCGTAGTAGAGGACGGCATTGATGCCGACGAACTGCTGGAACACGCTGAGCATGCAGCCGATGAAGATGACGATGAAGCCATAGGCCAGGAGCTTCTCCTTCTTCTCCACGACGGTGTTCTTGATGTCGGAGAGAATCTGGGAAGCCATGCTCTTGCCGTTGATCCGGGAAAGCACGTCAAGCGCCTTGTCCTCCTGACCCGACATGACCAGGTAACGCGGCGTCTCCGGCACGAGCAGGATCAGCAGCGTGAACAGGCCGGCAGGGACGCACTCGGAGCCGAACATCAGACGCCAGCCGGTGGTAATGGACCAATTGGCGTCAGTGGCGAGTTCGGAGACGTTCAGGATGCGGTTCAGACCTTCGGCGAGGGATTCCATCTTCGGGGCAATGTGGTCGCCGAGAATCACCAGGTTCACGAAGTAAACGACCAGCTGGCCGAAGATGATCGCGAACTGGTTCCAGGACACGAGCTTGCCGCGCTTGTTGGCCGGGGCCACCTCGGCGAT
The sequence above is a segment of the Bacteroidales bacterium WCE2004 genome. Coding sequences within it:
- a CDS encoding beta-galactosidase yields the protein MPPHPACFFVFFANFAGMRRYLITILPLMALVALLAGCRPEAGAPKRGEDFNFDWKFALTEDPLCMLPDYDDSGWRALHLPHDWSIEGEFSADNPSTPSGGALPGGLGWYRKHLQVPADFFDEKGTPARAMHLEFDGVFMNATVFVNGVDVVKRPYGYSSFDCDISALLELGDNVIAVRCDNRDQPNSRWYAGCGIYRNVRLVVTDPLRVAYNGVFVQPTEISDQEAKVVVSVRTEGSLPGQMVRYDIRIKDARGRTVARSSELGAPVYQTSLQLDRPHRWDVDDPYLYRAEVTVSTGKLKDTYTTRFGVRTTAWDADRGFILNGRPVKMLGVCLHHDMGCLGTAVHPRALQRELQILRDMGVNAIRTSHNPPAPELLDLCDEMGFLVMDEAMDMWRKRKTRYDYARYFDEWHVRDVQDFVRRDRNHPSVVMWSIGNEIIEQSDSSADDIANLTPEQANELLNFIHSLGQNDPSESNPNILLTRHMAQLIRDLDTTRAITAGCNGVWPGNNLLRSGALDVYGFNYHPQLYDSCRVWFPGKPLIGSETVSSLNSRGVYFQPSTDRKKLPGRGWQYTAEGEVDWNHQVTAYDACCAPWANYHEEAWTAVRDRDFIAGTFIWTGFDYLGEPTPYGWPSRSSYFGVVDLAGFPKDAYWLYQAEWTDRTVLHLFPHWNWEPGEPVDIWAYYNNADEVELFVNGESWGRQAKTRDVLHVQWNAVPFEPGCIEVVSYKDGREVARDARYTAGAPVTLCLTPDRTVITADGYDLSYVTVEALDADGRVVPTADDLLHFSVSGAGELAGVDNGNAADTLSLKGSDKALFSGKALAVVRSLRGEPGMATLSVSSTYASVKTNILTK
- a CDS encoding MFS transporter, SP family, xylose:H+ symportor, producing the protein MAASQEKGSGAYLFSIVLVAVLGGLLFGYDTAVISGAERGLQAFFMGAEDFTYTNGLHGFTSSSALIGCIIGSALSGLFAGKFGRKRSLFFAGICFFLSAAGSYYPEFLFFEKGVPTQSLWVAFNLYRVLGGIGVGMASAICPMYIAEVAPANKRGKLVSWNQFAIIFGQLVVYFVNLVILGDHIAPKMESLAEGLNRILNVSELATDANWSITTGWRLMFGSECVPAGLFTLLILLVPETPRYLVMSGQEDKALDVLSRINGKSMASQILSDIKNTVVEKKEKLLAYGFIVIFIGCMLSVFQQFVGINAVLYYAPRIFESMGMGDPMMQTVLMGVINISFTLVAIFTVEKLGRKPLLITGSLGMALGALGVALADAVPGVPGIIGVLSIMIYSASFMFSWGPICWVLISEIFPNTIRGAAVAIAVAFQWISNFIVSSTFVPLYSWSPAFTYGLYCAMCLLAALFVWKMVPETKGKTLEEMSALWRNRMK